The nucleotide sequence TAAGCTGGGGATCGTCAGCACTCATACGATCAGAAAACGAGTTGTTGATCCGGATATCGGGTGCAACACCGGTTCTTTCCAGGTTCTCACCGGTAAGGGTATATACGCCCCAGGATGGCAGCCTGTAGAACGACCCGTCTACCAGCGACCGGCCGCTTGTGAAGATGATCCACCGGTAAGTCTCCATGCCTATGAGAGTGCCCAGGCCCAGCTCTCTGAAACCGGCGGCAGTCATCTCCGCATCGCTGAGGCTCTGCTGATTGATCAGCATCACAATGGGTTTCGCCGCCGGTGTAAAATTGGACTGCGTGGCAAGTTCTCCTTCGCGGTACCCCCAATAGAGATATGGACGCTGAGAAAGAAAACGGAGCACCTCGTCGTGCACATTGCCGCCGGTATTGTACCGAAGGTCCAGGATCAGAGCATCACGGCGCTTGCCCTCCGATACCATCTCTTCCTTGAAGTGCTGCAGTTCTCCGCCGCCCATGTTTTTCATATGCACGTAGGCAATTCGCTCATCTGAGGCTTCGTCCACAAGCTTCTGCCGTTCGTCAATCCATTCGTCGTACAGCAGGTTGCGAATCGAAAAGTAGCTGGCCGGTTCCACTTTTATCTCATAAGAATTCCTGCCGCGATCAAAAGCCAGGGTGATCTCTTCATCGCCTGAAGGAGCCGAGAAGTACGACTCCCTGTTAACGTTCGGGTCCACGTCCGTTCCGTTTACACGCACCAGCCTGTCGCCGGGTTCGATCGTCTCGGCATGATGCCATGCGGGTGACTGCCGGACTATTCGCTTTACCACATAGGGATCATCCGGCTCAAACAGGATCCCGGTTGCCTGAGTCATGGTACCGTAATAGACATCCTCCTCATCTCCTGACGACGAAAATCCTACGTGTGATGAGTTGACCTCGCCAAGCATGTCGTTTTTAAGCTCCCGCAGGTTGTCGCGCGTGCGAACATGCGGCAAAAAGGCACGGTACTGTTCCCGAACCTCTTCCCAGTCGGTGCCGTGGAAGGTTTCAATGTAAAAGTTGGCTTCGAAGTTGGCCCACATCTCTTCGAACATCTGTGTGAACTCGTCGCGCAGGTTTCGCCTGAATGTGTGCCGGGTTTCAATTTTTTCAACGGTTCCGGCCGATACGTTCATCTTGTGAATCTCCCCTCCCAGGAGAACCCAGTGCGAACCTCCTGCCTCCACGATGGAACCGCTCCATGATTCCGTACCCCCGATTTTTTCCGTTTTTGGACTCTCGAAAGGCTCAAATGTCGTTTTCCACCATGCGGTGCGCCCTTCGTCGTGATTGGAGCGATAGAGTACCACCGTTTTTTCCCCGTCGAGCGTTACAAATGGCGACGACTGGGTGCCGAACGACTGCCCCACCTGCTCCCAGCGGTCGTCAAGGCCCTCTTCCCGGATGGTTACCGTAACCACGGAGTCCTTCTCTGATTCCTCACCATCCTCCTCAAACAGTTTGCTGATGCGATCGGACCTGAATTCGGGCTCAATCCGGTCCAGTGCAATCCGGTAGATGTCGGCATCGCGCATTCCGTAGGGGAAGGACGGTTCGGTGCGGTTGGTCTGAAAGTAAATATACCTGCCGTCGGGCGACCAAACCGGTGACGTTTCCGATACAAAGGTGTCCGTAATCTGAATAACTCGCTCTTCCTCTGTATCGTACAAAAACAGGCTCTGCTCGAAATCCCTGTAGGCTGTGTAAAGGATGAAGCGATCATCCGGAGAGAAAGAAGGGGCTGAAGCCCTGATATCCCAAATCTCATCCTCAACCACCGTTTCGCTGTCACCGGTCTCCACATCCAGCAACCGCACCTCGCCTCGGCCGCTCAGATAGACACCCTTTGTGCGGTCGCCGTTTAGTGAAAGCGACCGGTTATTCTGCATGTCCTCCGTAAGCTGCTCCTCTGCAGCTGAGCCGTCTGCGGCAATCCGGTACAGATTCTGATAACCATTCCAGGTTTGTGTAAACAGGAGGGTTTTGTTGTCGGCCTGCCACTTCACCTCCATCACGCGGCCCTCTTTTGCCGTATCAAGCCGGCGGATAAACCTGCCGTCCGCATCCGACACAAAAAGCTCGCCCCTTGATACAAACGCCAGCTTTTTCTTGTCGGGTGAAACGTCAAACCCGCTGATATTGCCGGATACCGAAAAATCCTGCATCTGCGACAACGTGGAATTCCCCGCCAGACGCACCTCTGCCAGTGAAGCTTCCGCAAGGGCTGTATCAAACACCCAAAGCCGGTAGTCGCGGGTAAACACCACCTTCTCCCCATTGGCGCTGACAGACGGGTGTTTGATGGAGGTTGGAAACGATGTCAAACGCTCCTTTCCGCCGGCAGTGAGCCGGTAGAGATTGTATTCTCCGTTATGCTCATCCGAAACAAAATAGATCGTCCCGGTACGGTCGATCGCTGGCCACATGTCTTTTCCGTTGAAGTCCGTATGAACCTCGTACTTCCCGGTTTCCGGATTCCAGGATTCTATCTGCGGTGCAAAGGAACCCCTGTAGCGCTTGCGGTGTGCCTGGTTTTTGCTCTCCCAGGAGGTGTTGAAAAAGATGCGGCCGTCGGGATGAGCGGCTGCATTATGGTCGGTATTGTGGTAGTGGCTGAAGACACGTGCAGGGGTGCCTCCGTTGAGGGAGATCTGCCATGTACTGAACCGGTTCTCACGGCTTGAGGTGAAATGGATGGTTTGCGAATCCCAGCTCCATCCCTCCACTTCATCTGCGGCCTGGTGGAACGTGAGCTGACGAATCTCGCCCCCCTCAATGGGCATTATATACACATCCATATTTCCGTACTGCTCTGATGAAAAGGCAACCCACTGTCCATCGGGCGACACTTCCGGCCGGGTTTCAATCCCATCCATGGCTGTGAGGCGAACGGCCTGCCCGCCCTGTGAGGGAACCATCCAGAGATCACTTTCGTAGCTGAAAAGAATGTGTTCACCGTCGGGCGTAAGGGTTGGGTGGGATGTGAAGTAGGGCGCATCGACCTGAGCGGCGGCCGGATTCATATTAATAAACAGGAACAAAGAGGCGGTAAAGATGGAAAAAAGAGTTCTGAACATGAGCAGGTTCAATCGTTTTGTTAAAGGTCTACGACGGAATATAGCAGAAATCGGTTGGGGAGGAAATTCCTGTTCAAACCATACGCTGCGGGTACCCGTTGTTCCGTGGCAATGAAGCTTTACGTTGAAGGTTCAGGTCAGCTTATTTCTGTTTTTTCAGGGTCTATTTCACCTGCTTTGATCAGGGAATATTTCGCAGCCACGGGCCCCAAAAGCTCGTGGATTACCACGGCACCCATAATCACAGCCAGAAGTAAATCAGAGATTGCGGTAAAAGTATCCTGCTGGTAAATGCTTAAAACCAACCCGATTACGATACCCCCTTGAGGCAGTAATCCGCCCGCTGTATATTTTTGTATTGCAGGTTTTGCGCTGACTATTTTTGCACCCAGGCCCGCTCCCAGAAATTTCGCGACCGTTCTGAGAATTACAAACAGTACTATCAACAGTGTTGCCTGAGGAATAGTTGAAATATTGAGCTGCATACCGCTCAGCAGAAAGAAGAAAAGAAAGATAAGATCCTCCGTATAGCGCTCAATAATTTCAAATATCACT is from Rhodohalobacter mucosus and encodes:
- a CDS encoding S41 family peptidase; this encodes MFRTLFSIFTASLFLFINMNPAAAQVDAPYFTSHPTLTPDGEHILFSYESDLWMVPSQGGQAVRLTAMDGIETRPEVSPDGQWVAFSSEQYGNMDVYIMPIEGGEIRQLTFHQAADEVEGWSWDSQTIHFTSSRENRFSTWQISLNGGTPARVFSHYHNTDHNAAAHPDGRIFFNTSWESKNQAHRKRYRGSFAPQIESWNPETGKYEVHTDFNGKDMWPAIDRTGTIYFVSDEHNGEYNLYRLTAGGKERLTSFPTSIKHPSVSANGEKVVFTRDYRLWVFDTALAEASLAEVRLAGNSTLSQMQDFSVSGNISGFDVSPDKKKLAFVSRGELFVSDADGRFIRRLDTAKEGRVMEVKWQADNKTLLFTQTWNGYQNLYRIAADGSAAEEQLTEDMQNNRSLSLNGDRTKGVYLSGRGEVRLLDVETGDSETVVEDEIWDIRASAPSFSPDDRFILYTAYRDFEQSLFLYDTEEERVIQITDTFVSETSPVWSPDGRYIYFQTNRTEPSFPYGMRDADIYRIALDRIEPEFRSDRISKLFEEDGEESEKDSVVTVTIREEGLDDRWEQVGQSFGTQSSPFVTLDGEKTVVLYRSNHDEGRTAWWKTTFEPFESPKTEKIGGTESWSGSIVEAGGSHWVLLGGEIHKMNVSAGTVEKIETRHTFRRNLRDEFTQMFEEMWANFEANFYIETFHGTDWEEVREQYRAFLPHVRTRDNLRELKNDMLGEVNSSHVGFSSSGDEEDVYYGTMTQATGILFEPDDPYVVKRIVRQSPAWHHAETIEPGDRLVRVNGTDVDPNVNRESYFSAPSGDEEITLAFDRGRNSYEIKVEPASYFSIRNLLYDEWIDERQKLVDEASDERIAYVHMKNMGGGELQHFKEEMVSEGKRRDALILDLRYNTGGNVHDEVLRFLSQRPYLYWGYREGELATQSNFTPAAKPIVMLINQQSLSDAEMTAAGFRELGLGTLIGMETYRWIIFTSGRSLVDGSFYRLPSWGVYTLTGENLERTGVAPDIRINNSFSDRMSADDPQLNRAIQYIMEQLGEE